A genomic segment from Geitlerinema sp. PCC 7407 encodes:
- a CDS encoding urease accessory protein UreD: MSGAPTTQPWCGTLDLVYAQRQGITQPIHNLALAPLKIQRPFHPEGAVCHSVLLHTAGGIVGGDRLTIRARLEPESHALLTTAAASKLYRSNGFEAQQRVHLDVGAGACVEWLPQESIVFDGAVYRQDLRVELAPDAWWFGWELTRLGRSARGERFVQGNWRSHTEVWRQGQPLWIDRQWLPGNPAWLDSPHGLHGRSLVGSFAVVGQPIAPELVAEARALWQGRGEVGVTRLMAGMLCRYRGDSTEEARAWMLRVWDLLRQALIQRPACPPRVWPL; encoded by the coding sequence ACGCCCAGCGCCAAGGCATCACCCAACCGATCCACAACCTGGCCCTGGCCCCGCTCAAGATTCAGCGGCCGTTTCACCCGGAGGGGGCCGTGTGTCATAGCGTCTTGCTGCACACGGCGGGCGGTATCGTGGGGGGCGATCGCCTGACGATCCGCGCTCGCCTAGAGCCCGAAAGCCACGCCCTGCTTACCACAGCCGCCGCCAGCAAACTGTACCGCAGTAACGGTTTTGAAGCGCAGCAAAGGGTTCATTTAGACGTGGGAGCAGGGGCCTGCGTGGAGTGGCTGCCCCAGGAAAGCATCGTGTTTGATGGCGCAGTGTATCGCCAGGACTTGCGAGTAGAATTGGCTCCAGACGCTTGGTGGTTTGGCTGGGAGCTGACGCGCCTCGGTCGCAGCGCGCGGGGCGAGCGCTTTGTTCAGGGCAACTGGCGATCGCACACCGAAGTGTGGCGCCAAGGCCAGCCCCTGTGGATCGATCGCCAATGGCTGCCCGGAAATCCGGCGTGGCTGGACAGTCCCCACGGCCTCCACGGGCGATCGCTGGTGGGCAGCTTTGCGGTGGTGGGGCAGCCCATCGCGCCGGAGCTGGTGGCCGAGGCCCGCGCGCTGTGGCAGGGCCGCGGCGAAGTCGGCGTGACGCGGCTGATGGCAGGGATGCTCTGCCGCTACCGGGGCGACTCCACCGAAGAAGCCCGCGCCTGGATGCTCCGCGTCTGGGACCTGCTGCGCCAAGCCCTCATTCAGCGTCCCGCCTGTCCGCCCCGAGTATGGCCGCTGTGA
- a CDS encoding urease subunit gamma has translation MQLTPQEKDKLLIFTAALVAERRKNRGLKLNHPEAVAYLSAAILEGARDGRSVADLMNYGTTLLGRDDVMEGVPEMIPEVQVEATFPDGTKLVTVHHPIR, from the coding sequence GTGCAGTTAACCCCTCAAGAAAAAGACAAACTGCTGATTTTCACCGCCGCCCTGGTGGCCGAGCGGCGCAAAAACCGCGGCCTCAAGCTCAACCACCCCGAGGCAGTGGCCTACCTCTCGGCCGCCATCCTCGAAGGGGCGCGGGACGGGCGATCGGTGGCTGATTTGATGAACTACGGCACGACGCTCCTGGGCCGCGACGACGTCATGGAGGGGGTGCCCGAGATGATTCCTGAGGTGCAGGTGGAGGCGACGTTTCCCGATGGCACCAAGCTGGTCACCGTTCACCATCCCATTCGCTAG